A part of Arachis hypogaea cultivar Tifrunner chromosome 12, arahy.Tifrunner.gnm2.J5K5, whole genome shotgun sequence genomic DNA contains:
- the LOC112726650 gene encoding uncharacterized protein, with translation MSIEGKHVCEDQVAAGVPRPPIRFRLHHGSRTSSTSGKYDSSFCKTAFSELVEEATQDGSCVSDKKRFLEQDLDAESPLQSLVKKLKVLDSDASNKTVPVPGISEQNVEDPDSQKKKKPLFKIVRRVAENKGGSPSFVEEKRKNSGSGSEFSKAFAELDLVEKKHDQLQITKCQSKREYKEQKLCSVDGGNKVLCEEPERKTQVDTIQGELNSYSRDLDLKKSECEAIQRCIKRHNIELKSKKEQLSSIEKLIAECAKHLKLKEEQCAMECDMVHKVVKQRDEIHRKKQRELEEYDDEICKMDVHLNLLGDLFRESDKQFVSTKKQLEERIKVLEVNENQLAKQMKGLELKERKFEGREKEFESKEKQFTCKVKQLREREEEFEGQVQELKSSRNKFECELKELQLKEEQIKRQVQQLKCKENQFEEHRKEFELKEKQLIGRENEFVLKKKQYDGQVKELTAKKKEFDAELEVHESRLKNFEGKLKEHQLKEALFESQVEELKSKENKFEEQTKELELKKEMLAQQMEKFKLEKMMFEIQLKELKSKEKQLDGEEKDLESKNNHFEGRLKEFEFKNKQYKALEKSYEVKKEQDNQPSSPSDGRSLQSLSNEQTNEVESCDNEVLAQLRSCPDPAKLILNILKNPIVPHCKMEDEVIAIDESQIFLLQQLMQLSPHIKPHVRDEAMELALNMKASMTRNIENPNMVLGFLQILSAYGLVSSFNGDEVFKHFEIISQHKQAVELFQMLGLKGKIFDLIENLIKNEKHIEAVRFICAYELEEKYQPIHLLEAHVSKAKLVCENSCNKTKFIEMKVKAMDKEIVGLGTVLRCMSENKLQYEDLLKVILNRILELERFKASSIVSDIMAFFQHCFDL, from the exons ATGTCCATAGAAGGCAAGCATGTTTGTGAGGATCAAGTGGCTGCTGGGGTCCCTAGACCACCAATACGTTTCAGATTGCATCATGGTTCAAGAACATCTAGCACTAGCGGGAAGTATGATAGCTCTTTTTGCAAGACGGCTTTTTCAGAACTAGTTGAGGAAGCAACTCAAGATGGTTCCTGTGTTAGTGATAAGAAGAGGTTTCTAGAACAAGATTTGGATGCTGAAAGTCCCTTGCAATCTTTGGTTAAGAAGCTGAAAGTCTTGGATTCGGATGCATCAAACAAAACAGTGCCAGTCCCTGGGATAAGTGAGCAGAATGTAGAGGATCCTGATtctcagaaaaagaagaagccatTGTTTAAGATTGTGAGAAGGGTGGCTGAAAACAAGGGTGGTTCCCCATCTTTCgtggaagagaagaggaaaaattcAGGCAGTGGTTCGGAATTTTCTAAAGCTTTTGCTGAACTAGATTTGGTAGAGAAAAAGCATGATCAGCTTCAGATAACGAAATGTCAATCGAAGAGAGAGTATAAAGAGCAAAAATTGTGCTCCGTAGACGGAGGTAATAAGGTGCTATGTGAAGAGCCTGAAAGAAAGACACAAGTTGATACTATTCAAGGAGAACTGAATTCATATTCCCGAGATCTTGACCTTAAAAAGAGTGAATGTGAAGCAATCCAACGGTGCATTAAAAGGCACAACATAGAACTTAAATCAAAGAAAGAGCAGCTCAGCTCCATCGAAAAGCTGATTGCTGAATGCGCGAAGCATTTGAAGTTAAAAGAGGAACAATGTGCCATGGAATGTGACATGGTGCATAAGGTGGTCAAGCAGCGTGATGAAATTCATAGGAAAAAGCAGAGGGAACTCGAAGAATATGATGACGAAATTTGCAAAATGGATGTGCATCTCAATTTGCTAGGGGACTTGTTCAGAGAGTCTGACAAGCAATTTGTGTCAACCAAAAAGCAACTTGAAGAACGGATCAAAGTTCTTGAAGTGAACGAAAATCAACTTGCAAAACAAATGAAAGGCCTTGAGTTAAAGGAGAGGAAATTTGAAGGACGAGAAAAGGAGTTTGAATCAAAAGAGAAGCAATTTACTTGTAAAGTGAAGCAGCTTAGGGAAAGAGAGGAGGAGTTTGAAGGTCAAGTGCAGGAGCTTAAGTCAAGCAGGAACAAGTTCGAATGTGAACTGAAGGAGCTCCAATTGAAAGAGGAGCAAATTAAAAGGCAAGTGCAGCAGCTTAAGTGCAAAGAAAATCAGTTTGAAGAACACAGAAAGGAGTTTGAATTGAAGGAAAAGCAACTTATAGGACGAGAAAATGAGTTTGTACTGAAAAAGAAGCAATATGATGGTCAAGTAAAGGAGCTGACAGCTAAGAAGAAGGAATTTGATGCTGAGTTAGAGGTGCATGAATCAAGACTGAAGAATTTTGAGGGTAAATTGAAGGAGCACCAATTAAAGGAGGCATTATTCGAAAGCCAAGTGGAGGAACTTAAGTCAAAAGAGAATAAGTTTGAAGAACAGACAAAGGAACTTGAGTTGAAAAAAGAGATGCTTGCACAACAAATGGAAAAGTTCAAATTGGAAAAGATGATGTTTGAAATACAACTGAAGGAACTGAAGTCAAAAGAGAAGCAGCTTGATGGCGAAGAAAAAGATCTTGAATCCAAAAACAATCATTTTGAAGGACGACTGAAGGAATTTGAGTTTAAAAATAAGCAATACAAAGCACTAGAAAAATCGTACGAAGTGAAAAAAGAACAGG ATAATCAGCCAAGTTCTCCCAGTGATGGAAGAAGTTTGCAGTCTCTCTCAAATGAGCAAACGAATGAAGTCGAGTCGTGTGACAATGAAGTTTTAGCTCAACTCCGGTCCTGCCCAGATCCTGCAAAACTCATTTTGAATATATTGAAGAATCCTATAGTTCCGCATTGTAAGATGGAAGATGAAGTTATAGCCATTGATGAAAGCCAAATCTTTCTTCTTCAACAGCTGATGCAACTATCACCACATATCAAACCTCATGTCAGAGACGAGGCGATGGAGCTTGCCCTCAATATGAAAGCTAGCATGACAAGAAATATTGAAAATCCAAATATGGTTCTTGGTTTCCTGCAGATTTTGTCCGCTTATGGACTAGTTTCTTCTTTCAATGGAGATGAAGTTTTTAAGCATTTTGAAATCATTTCTCAGCACAAGCAAGCGGTAGAGCTCTTCCAGATGCTCGGTCTTAAGGGTAAAATCTTTG ATTTGATCGAGAATCTTATAAAGAACGAGAAGCACATTGAAGCTGTTAGATTCATCTGTGCATATGAGTTGGAAGAGAAGTATCAACCAATTCATCTCCTTGAAGCACATGTGAGCAAAGCAAAGTTGGTTTGTGAAAACAGCTGCAACAAAACTAAGTTCATTGAGATGAAG GTTAAGGCCATGGATAAAGAAATTGTTGGTCTAGGAACTGTTCTGCGGTGCATGTCAGAGAACAAATTACAATATGAGGATTTACTCAAGGTGATTCTAAATCGCATTCTTGAGCTAGAAAGATTCAAAGCAAGTAGTATTGTTTCTGATATCATGGCTTTCTTCCAACATTGCTTTGACCTGTAG
- the LOC112726651 gene encoding uncharacterized protein isoform X1, translating to MGFEDSDGDRVDREDAEQLQLMLLNTSMGTCSNNTYDSKKRQLEQDKFGYLHPSVKRSKLSDSDTSSMNNEDSGKSNVEDYDGGDVTPVSQVMEDPAKLVQESTNAEQDLVEKEHALVLYPIEECQMKRQIEEKRLFSLKRDIEELSDELQNKRKLVNSIQGQLNSYSSDLDVKKREYVAILRRIKRRNNDFRRKEKQLKSMQKLIIECNRHLRSKEKQCIREVEMTLKVISERTNVHNKMQREIKEHDDAILEKEAQFSLMESMIENCEKELTAEQVASNQIKRRAYGATKRCTEIRNKEFEAKGEQLKSIQKLIIECEKHLRLKEKQYTTEVKMVQEVISKRDKVHKKMQKEIEEYDDQIFEKEAHISLIEDVIKECKNELMTEQTEFHQALDNMIENRERKEEELTALLNKISEYNKELVTKEEELGAMRKLIVEQAKVLHLEREKLHEIMPSKTNQDALVKEIESMKKKHEGHIKELESKGKLFVAQLEEFESKEKYIDGREKELLLKERQYEEQVEKLNSKEKQIEGRVKELESREREFEGQVEVLESKKKHFEGKLKELLAKEVQFEGQVMELNSKEKQYEGLMEELNSSKGIELEVQAKDLETKWKQFEEQLNELKLKQKEVEDKARDLESKKNHFEGIHKEFKLKKSQYEALKKSSPTRKKRKSIQEEKLQDNQSSPTIDGRTLELLVDEPTNPGNDILVHLQSSSDPAKLILDIIKDPIVSHCKNGVKIVTIDDSHVFLLEQLMRISPHIKPHVREEAMELALDLKANMTASAENSLVVLGFLMFLSIYGLAASFDEDEVLMLLKIAALHKQSIELFQILGFADKISEQPASAN from the exons ATGGGGTTTGAGGATTCAGatggagatagagtggatagggAGGATGCTGAACAATTACAGTTAATGTTATTGAATACGAGTATGGGAACATGTAGCAACAATACCTACGATAGCAAGAAGAGACAGCTAGAACAGGATAAGTTTGGTTACTTGCACCCTTCGGTTAAGAGGTCAAAACTCTCAGATTCAGATACATCATCAATGAACAATGAAGATTCCGGAAAAAGTAATGTTGAGGACTATGATGGCGGTGATGTTACTCCTGTTTCCCAGGTAATGGAGGATCCAGCCAAGTTAGTTCAGGAGTCTACCAATGCTGAACAGGATTTGGTAGAGAAGGAACATGCATTGGTTCTATATCCTATTGAGGAATGCCAAATGAAGAGACAAATTGAAGAGAAGAGATTGTTCTCCCTCAagagagatattgaggagctatcGGACGAGCTTCAAAATAAGAGGAAACTAGTTAATTCTATTCAAGGACAACTTAATTCATATTCCTCGGATCTTGACGTGAAGAAGAGAGAATATGTAGCAATCCTAAGACGCATTAAAAGGCGCAATAACGActttagaagaaaagaaaagcagcTCAAGTCCATGCAGAAGCTGATTATTGAATGTAATAGGCATTTGAGGTCAAAGGAGAAACAATGTATCAGGGAAGTTGAAATGACATTGAAAGTGATCAGTGAGCGGACTAATGTTCACAATAAAATGCAGAGGGAAATTAAAGAACACGATGATGCAATACTTGAAAAGGAAGCACAGTTCAGTTTGATGGAGAGCATGATTGAGAACTGTGAGAAGGAGCTCACGGCAGAACAGGTAGCATCGAATCAAATTAAAAGGAGAGCATATGGAGCCACCAAAAGATGCACTGAAATACGCAACAAAGAGTTTGAAGCAAAGGGAGAGCAGCTCAAGTCCATCCAGAAGCTGATCATCGAATGTGAGAAGCATTTGAGATTAAAGGAGAAACAATATACTACAGAAGTTAAAATGGTACAGGAGGTGATCAGTAAACGCGATAAAGTTCACAAAAAAATGCAGAAGGAAATTGAAGAATACGAtgatcaaatttttgaaaaggaagcacATATAAGTTTGATAGAGGACGTGATTAAAGAGTGTAAAAATGAGCTCATGACTGAACAGACAGAATTTCATCAAGCACTGGACAACATGATTGAAAACCGTGAAAGGAAGGAAGAGGAACTCACGGCTCTCTTGAACAAAATTTCTGAGTATAATAAGGAACTTGTGACCAAAGAGGAAGAGCTTGGTGCAATGCGGAAATTAATTGTTGAACAAGCTAAGGTACTGCACTTAGAAAGGGAGAAGTTGCATGAGATAATGCCTTCAAAAACAAATCAGGATGCTCTGGTAAAGGAGATTGAGTCAATGAAGAAGAAACATGAAGGACATATCAAGGAGCTTGAGTCTAAAGGAAAGCTATTTGTAGCACAATTGGAGGAGTTTGAGTCGAAGGAGAAGTACATTGATGGACGAGAAAAGGAGCTTCTATTAAAAGAGAGGCAATATGAAGAACAAGTAGAGAAGCTCAATTCAAAAGAGAAGCAAATTGAAGGGCGAGTAAAGGAGCTTGAATCAAGGGAGAGAGAGTTTGAAGGTCAAGTGGAGGTGCTTGAATCAAAGAAGAAGCATTTTGAAGGTAAATTGAAGGAACTCCTCGCGAAAGAGGTGCAATTTGAAGGCCAAGTAATGGAGCTCAATTCAAAAGAGAAGCAATATGAAGGCCTGATGGAGGAGCTTAACTCATCAAAAGGGATTGAACTTGAGGTACAAGCAAAAGATCTCGAGACAAAATGGAAGCAGTTTGAAGAGCAACTGAATGAGCTCAAGTTGAAGCAGAAAGAGGTCGAAGATAAAGCAAGAGATCTTGAGTCAAAGAAGAATCATTTTGAAGGAATCCATAAGGAATTTAAGTTGAAAAAATCACAATATGAAGCATTAAAAAAATCATCTCCCACTAGAAAGAAGAGAAAATCAATCCAAGAAGAAAAACTACAGG ATAATCAGTCAAGTCCTACTATTGATGGGAGAACTTTGGAGCTTTTGGTAGATGAGCCAACAAATCCTGGCAATGACATTTTAGTTCATCTTCAGTCCTCATCAGATCCAGCAAAACTCATTTTAGATATAATTAAGGATCCAATAGTTTCCCATTGTAAAAATGGAGTCAAAATTGTAACTATTGATGATAGCCATGTCTTTCTGCTTGAACAGCTGATGAGAATCTCACCACATATTAAACCTCATGTCAGAGAAGAGGCAATGGAGCTTGCACTTGATCTGAAAGCTAACATGACAGCAAGTGCTGAAAATTCTTTGGTGGTTCTGGGTTTCCTGATGTTTTTGTCAATTTATGGATTAGCTGCTTCTTTTGACGAAGATGAAGTATTAATGCTTCTCAAAATTGCTGCACTGCACAAGCAATCCATAGAGCTGTTTCAGATTCTTGGTTTTGCCGATAAAATCTCTG aaCAACCAGCCTCAGCCAATTGA
- the LOC112726651 gene encoding heavy metal-associated isoprenylated plant protein 28 isoform X2: MTIIELRVHMDCPGCENKVKSSLQKLKGVDSIEIDMSLQKVTVNGWADQKKVLKTVRKTGRRAELWQVPYSTNVDDQYFVQQHHCNGPINYYASQPSSSYNYYKHGYDSSDPRYYNYPSQSSIITRQTGATFSDDNPHACSIM, translated from the exons atGACG ATCATAGAACTTAGAGTACACATGGATTGCCCTGGATGTGAGAACAAGGTGAAAAGTTCACTTCAAAAACTCAAAG GTGTGGATAGCATTGAAATAGACATGAGTTTGCAAAAGGTGACAGTGAATGGCTGGGCTGACCAAAAGAAGGTTCTAAAGACGGTTCGGAAAACCGGCCGACGAGCCGAGCTATGGCAGGTTCCATACAGCACCAATGTTGATGACCAATATTTCGTTCAGCAACACCATTGCAATGGCCCTATCAACTACTATGCATCTCAACCTTCCTCATCTTACAATTACTACAAGCATGGCTATGATAGTAGTGATCCTCGCTATTATAATTACCCTTCTCAATCTTCTATCATTACCCGTCAAACTGGTGCTACTTTTAGTGATGACAATCCTCATGCTTGTTCTATTATGTGA